In the genome of Neodiprion pinetum isolate iyNeoPine1 chromosome 2, iyNeoPine1.2, whole genome shotgun sequence, one region contains:
- the LOC124213015 gene encoding calmodulin isoform X5 encodes MAEQRRYTSQYCKLRRLANQIDFQIRNLSSEYGLTEDQVAEFKEAFMLFDKDEDGTITMAELGVVMRSLGQRPTETELRDMVNEVDQDGNGTIEFNEFLQMMSKKMKGAEGEDELREAFRVFDKNNDGLISSMELRHVMTNLGEKLSEEEVDDMIKEADLDGDGMVNYEEFVTILTSKN; translated from the exons ATGGCTGAACAGAGGAGATACACTAGCCAGTATTGCAAGCTTCGACGACTCGCGAATCAGATCGACTTTCAGATCAGAAACCTTTCC TCAGAATATGGGCTCACCGAGGACCAAGTTGCAG AATTCAAAGAGGCGTTCATGCTTTTCGACAAGGACGAGGATGGCACAATTACAATGGCTGAACTCGGTGTCGTTATGCGTTCTCTTGGACAGAGGCCGACGG AAACGGAACTGCGGGACATGGTGAACGAGGTGGATCAGGACGGCAATGGAACCATCGAATTCAACGAGTTTCTGCAGATGATGTCGAAAAAAATGAAGGGAGCCGAGGGCGAGGACGAACTGCGCGAGGCGTTCAG GGTATTCGATAAGAACAACGACGGGCTCATTTCGTCGATGGAATTACGACACGTGATGACGAATCTTGGCGAAAAACTCTCGGAAGAAGAGGTTGACGATATGATCAAGGAAGCTGACCTTGACGGTGACGGAATGGTGAACTACGAAG AATTCGTGACAATTCTGACTTCAAAGAATTAG
- the LOC124213015 gene encoding calmodulin isoform X3, with amino-acid sequence MKTSSFSLRVMRRARNKPADGVGHVNQKGAAGQKAPLAGGQKVAPGAKAAAKPAQKPTAQKGQVKVTPKAASVKTGKNKKKGQRQQYDLIVTINLSEYGLTEDQVAEFKEAFMLFDKDEDGTITMAELGVVMRSLGQRPTETELRDMVNEVDQDGNGTIEFNEFLQMMSKKMKGAEGEDELREAFRVFDKNNDGLISSMELRHVMTNLGEKLSEEEVDDMIKEADLDGDGMVNYEEFVTILTSKN; translated from the exons GCTCGCAACAAACCGGCGGACGGAGTTGGACACGTGAACCAGAAAGGAGCGGCTGGACAGAAGGCGCCACTGGCAGGGGGGCAGAAGGTCGCACCCGGGGCAAAAGCTGCCGCGAAACCCGCGCAAAAGCCCACCGCGCAGAAAGGACAAGTCAAGGTTACTCCAAAAGCAGCCTCGGTCAAGACTGgaaagaacaagaagaaagGCCAACGGCAGCAATACGATCTCATCGTCACGATAAACTTG TCAGAATATGGGCTCACCGAGGACCAAGTTGCAG AATTCAAAGAGGCGTTCATGCTTTTCGACAAGGACGAGGATGGCACAATTACAATGGCTGAACTCGGTGTCGTTATGCGTTCTCTTGGACAGAGGCCGACGG AAACGGAACTGCGGGACATGGTGAACGAGGTGGATCAGGACGGCAATGGAACCATCGAATTCAACGAGTTTCTGCAGATGATGTCGAAAAAAATGAAGGGAGCCGAGGGCGAGGACGAACTGCGCGAGGCGTTCAG GGTATTCGATAAGAACAACGACGGGCTCATTTCGTCGATGGAATTACGACACGTGATGACGAATCTTGGCGAAAAACTCTCGGAAGAAGAGGTTGACGATATGATCAAGGAAGCTGACCTTGACGGTGACGGAATGGTGAACTACGAAG AATTCGTGACAATTCTGACTTCAAAGAATTAG
- the LOC124213015 gene encoding calmodulin isoform X4, with protein sequence MAEAATHSERKYTHEYGRLRRLTSKIDGQIRQISSEYGLTEDQVAEFKEAFMLFDKDEDGTITMAELGVVMRSLGQRPTETELRDMVNEVDQDGNGTIEFNEFLQMMSKKMKGAEGEDELREAFRVFDKNNDGLISSMELRHVMTNLGEKLSEEEVDDMIKEADLDGDGMVNYEEFVTILTSKN encoded by the exons ATGGCGGAAGCTGCCACCCACTCGGAACGGAAGTACACCCACGAATACGGAAGGCTGAGGCGTTTGACGAGCAAAATTGACGGTCAAATACGACAAATCAGT TCAGAATATGGGCTCACCGAGGACCAAGTTGCAG AATTCAAAGAGGCGTTCATGCTTTTCGACAAGGACGAGGATGGCACAATTACAATGGCTGAACTCGGTGTCGTTATGCGTTCTCTTGGACAGAGGCCGACGG AAACGGAACTGCGGGACATGGTGAACGAGGTGGATCAGGACGGCAATGGAACCATCGAATTCAACGAGTTTCTGCAGATGATGTCGAAAAAAATGAAGGGAGCCGAGGGCGAGGACGAACTGCGCGAGGCGTTCAG GGTATTCGATAAGAACAACGACGGGCTCATTTCGTCGATGGAATTACGACACGTGATGACGAATCTTGGCGAAAAACTCTCGGAAGAAGAGGTTGACGATATGATCAAGGAAGCTGACCTTGACGGTGACGGAATGGTGAACTACGAAG AATTCGTGACAATTCTGACTTCAAAGAATTAG